From the genome of Syntrophales bacterium, one region includes:
- a CDS encoding iron ABC transporter permease — protein MPYGESHLTLKRIFRVSIFLLAVLAAVFLLALFAGPTPFDVSSVFKGIFSLFPFSDAQSQLSESERAILFSIRIPRIIFAGIVGASLSCSGVVFQGILRNPLADPYILGVSGGAAAGAIVAITLGLDSLPFGVTAVAFIGGISSILLVWGLSGSSAERRTDRILLSGVIVNAFFSALIMFLVAVAGSERLQGVIFWLMGDLGMAEKKDILLAALLMIAGFILMFMNARDLNIMLAGEDTALQLGINVKKTRMTLLLAASLVTAGAVSMSGIIGFVGLMIPHIARMLFGSDNRLLLPASLLFGGAFLIVADAIARTVIAPSELPVGVITALCGAPYFAYLMKRSK, from the coding sequence TTGCCATACGGTGAGTCACATTTGACCCTGAAAAGAATATTCCGGGTCTCTATCTTTTTGCTTGCGGTTCTCGCCGCAGTTTTTCTGCTTGCCCTTTTTGCGGGGCCGACGCCGTTCGACGTTTCCTCTGTTTTTAAAGGCATTTTTTCTCTTTTCCCCTTTTCCGACGCGCAGTCTCAACTGTCGGAATCCGAGCGCGCCATCCTATTTTCCATCCGTATTCCCAGGATCATTTTTGCCGGCATTGTCGGGGCCTCTCTTTCCTGCTCCGGGGTCGTTTTCCAGGGTATTTTGCGCAATCCGCTTGCCGATCCATACATCCTCGGCGTTTCCGGCGGCGCCGCCGCCGGCGCGATTGTGGCCATCACCCTCGGTTTGGATTCGCTTCCGTTCGGCGTCACAGCGGTTGCCTTCATCGGCGGAATTTCCTCGATACTTCTGGTATGGGGGCTTTCCGGTTCCTCTGCTGAACGCAGAACGGACAGGATTCTCCTTTCCGGCGTTATCGTCAATGCGTTTTTTTCCGCACTGATCATGTTTCTTGTTGCGGTAGCCGGCAGTGAGCGGCTGCAGGGCGTCATCTTCTGGCTGATGGGCGATCTGGGGATGGCGGAGAAAAAAGATATCCTGCTGGCCGCGCTGTTAATGATTGCCGGTTTCATCCTAATGTTTATGAATGCCCGGGATCTCAATATCATGCTTGCCGGCGAGGATACGGCCCTGCAATTGGGGATTAATGTAAAAAAAACAAGGATGACGCTGCTTTTGGCGGCGTCCCTCGTGACGGCGGGGGCGGTGTCGATGAGCGGTATAATCGGCTTCGTCGGACTGATGATTCCCCACATCGCGAGGATGCTCTTTGGTTCCGATAACCGGCTTTTGCTGCCCGCTTCGCTGCTCTTTGGCGGGGCATTCCTGATTGTCGCCGACGCCATTGCCCGCACGGTTATTGCCCCGTCCGAGCTGCCGGTAGGGGTGATCACCGCCCTTTGCGGGGCGCCGTACTTCGCCTATCTGATGAAGAGGTCGAAATAG
- a CDS encoding glutaconyl-CoA decarboxylase subunit alpha produces MRPYFEKMDDFGKPLRPAQIDRMKESAAQAEAVMAKIDEEAERIKNYGLPVEKVHQRGEMTIWERIDYIVDPGTFCPLHTIFDPGHETSGSTNIVDGLARISGKWCVLVGFNNKWMAGAWIAGQSDNMLLVTDLAKNLNLPLVWLVNCSGVNLPEQEKVYAGRRGGGTTFFRHAELEQMGIPVLAGIYGTNPAGGGYQGISPTILLAHKNANIAVGGGGIVSGMSPKGSFDEEGAEALIEATRHFKEEPPGSAKIHYDETGFFTAVFDKETEVLDALKGYMAEMPAYNPRFFQVAPPAEPKFKPEEISSIVPMNQKSGYDFDNVLARLVDNSENLEFRPGYGPEVYTGLVKVDGFLLGVIGNRQGLIPNYPEYTNQYIGVGGKLYRQGLIKMNEFVTQCGRDRVPIVWFQDTSGIDVGDTAEKAELLGLGQSLNYSIEQTEVPMLLVVLRKGTAAAHYVMGGPTGNNNNAFTLGVPSTEIDVMHGETAAAASYARRLVKEKDAGRPLGPVIDKMNEMVKHYEETSRPFYCAKAGFVDEVVRFGELRRYMVAFANGVYQNPRSICPRHHMMLPRLIRAQVVKGLPRPV; encoded by the coding sequence ATGAGACCATATTTCGAAAAAATGGACGATTTCGGCAAACCTCTTCGTCCGGCGCAGATAGACAGAATGAAGGAAAGTGCGGCGCAGGCCGAGGCGGTTATGGCAAAAATCGATGAAGAAGCCGAGCGGATTAAGAACTACGGTCTGCCGGTGGAAAAGGTTCATCAGCGCGGGGAGATGACGATATGGGAGCGTATAGATTATATCGTTGACCCGGGGACCTTCTGCCCGCTGCATACGATTTTTGATCCGGGCCATGAGACCTCGGGAAGCACGAATATAGTCGATGGCCTGGCGAGAATTTCCGGAAAATGGTGTGTTCTGGTCGGGTTCAACAACAAATGGATGGCGGGGGCATGGATCGCCGGGCAGTCGGATAACATGCTCCTTGTGACCGATCTTGCCAAGAACCTGAACCTGCCCTTGGTCTGGCTGGTGAACTGCTCCGGCGTGAATTTGCCGGAACAGGAAAAGGTTTACGCGGGCCGCCGCGGCGGGGGAACAACCTTTTTCCGCCATGCGGAATTGGAGCAGATGGGGATACCGGTACTGGCGGGGATTTATGGGACGAACCCGGCGGGAGGAGGCTACCAGGGCATCAGCCCGACGATTTTGCTCGCCCACAAGAATGCCAATATCGCCGTCGGGGGTGGGGGAATCGTCAGCGGGATGAGCCCGAAAGGTTCCTTTGACGAAGAGGGCGCGGAGGCGCTGATCGAGGCGACGAGGCACTTCAAGGAGGAGCCGCCGGGAAGCGCCAAGATTCATTACGATGAGACAGGGTTTTTTACCGCCGTTTTCGATAAGGAGACCGAGGTTCTTGATGCCCTCAAGGGGTACATGGCGGAAATGCCTGCCTATAATCCCCGCTTTTTTCAGGTCGCTCCCCCTGCCGAACCGAAGTTCAAGCCGGAGGAGATTTCCTCGATTGTTCCCATGAACCAGAAATCCGGTTACGATTTTGACAATGTTCTCGCGCGCCTGGTCGATAATTCCGAGAATCTGGAGTTTCGCCCCGGTTATGGCCCGGAGGTTTATACGGGATTGGTCAAGGTGGATGGATTCCTGCTCGGGGTGATCGGCAACCGGCAGGGCCTGATCCCGAATTATCCCGAATACACAAACCAGTATATCGGTGTCGGCGGCAAGCTCTACCGTCAGGGGCTGATCAAGATGAATGAGTTTGTAACCCAGTGCGGCCGGGATCGTGTTCCGATAGTCTGGTTCCAGGACACGTCGGGGATCGATGTCGGGGATACGGCGGAAAAGGCGGAATTGCTGGGACTGGGGCAGTCGCTGAACTATTCCATAGAACAGACTGAGGTGCCGATGCTGCTGGTTGTGCTCCGCAAGGGTACGGCGGCGGCCCATTACGTTATGGGGGGGCCGACGGGTAACAATAACAACGCCTTTACACTGGGCGTTCCGTCAACGGAAATCGATGTCATGCACGGAGAGACCGCTGCCGCGGCGAGCTATGCCCGCCGGCTGGTAAAGGAAAAAGACGCCGGTCGTCCGCTGGGGCCGGTGATCGACAAGATGAACGAGATGGTCAAACATTATGAAGAAACATCCCGGCCTTTTTACTGCGCCAAAGCCGGGTTCGTTGACGAGGTGGTGCGCTTCGGGGAGCTTCGCCGCTACATGGTGGCCTTTGCCAACGGGGTTTACCAGAATCCGCGTTCCATTTGTCCGCGTCACCACATGATGTTGCCGCGGCTGATCAGAGCTCAGGTTGTCAAGGGGCTTCCCCGACCGGTCTGA
- a CDS encoding helical backbone metal receptor, with protein sequence MKSIVFHGKIIIILSVMAAFFVGPPQVMADYPPQRIISLAPNLTEIICDLGLEKRIVAVTDYCDYPPGVASKPKVGGFANPSLEVIVSLKPDLVVMTMDGNPQALEVRLRKMGIKTYIFQARRINELPGAIRGLGDALGVGREADLRARWFEDKLRGFERRKQELLQKRSKKAVFVVQSLPFMAAGKGTIMDDAFEILGMENIAAAGGSGYNKFSLEEIIRLAPDALFFGKGDGMGERAKPLLKRLAVLPAVREGKVFFLDEAVYRLGPRIISVLQEMSDCL encoded by the coding sequence ATGAAAAGTATTGTTTTTCATGGGAAAATAATAATTATACTGAGCGTGATGGCGGCTTTCTTTGTGGGGCCGCCGCAGGTCATGGCTGACTACCCGCCGCAACGGATTATCTCCCTGGCGCCGAATCTGACGGAGATTATCTGCGATCTCGGCCTGGAAAAACGGATCGTCGCGGTGACCGATTACTGCGACTATCCTCCCGGGGTCGCTTCCAAACCGAAGGTGGGCGGTTTTGCCAATCCTTCCCTGGAAGTCATCGTTTCGCTGAAGCCCGATCTTGTAGTTATGACAATGGACGGAAATCCGCAGGCGCTGGAGGTCCGCCTCCGAAAAATGGGGATAAAAACCTACATTTTTCAGGCGCGACGGATAAATGAACTTCCCGGGGCGATCCGCGGCCTCGGCGATGCCCTCGGCGTGGGACGGGAGGCAGACCTCAGGGCGAGGTGGTTTGAGGATAAACTGCGGGGTTTTGAGAGAAGAAAACAGGAGCTTCTGCAAAAAAGGAGTAAAAAGGCGGTCTTTGTTGTCCAGTCCCTGCCGTTCATGGCGGCGGGAAAGGGGACGATCATGGATGATGCCTTTGAGATTCTCGGGATGGAAAACATCGCCGCGGCCGGGGGGAGTGGTTACAATAAGTTCTCGCTGGAGGAGATTATCCGTCTGGCGCCCGATGCGCTTTTTTTCGGAAAGGGGGACGGGATGGGGGAAAGGGCCAAACCCCTCCTCAAAAGGCTGGCTGTTTTGCCCGCGGTTCGGGAGGGGAAGGTCTTTTTCCTTGACGAGGCAGTTTACCGGCTCGGTCCAAGGATAATCAGTGTTTTGCAAGAGATGTCAGATTGTCTTTAA
- a CDS encoding lactate utilization protein translates to MKKTNGEWKRHLPAGGFGAHLFPEFEKRAKAAATEVFRVKTHLEATQLVLTLARQAGARKVVATESPLLDEAGLKDAFTAAGIEFYDVQDDIAANAPTADIGISGVEFGIAESGSVCQDAYSIESRLVSTLPPLHIALLDSNLIVPGISEAFAILAKAFERGYVTFITGPSRTADIEVVLTIGVHGPVRLVIIALDEIQAEGSAQ, encoded by the coding sequence ATGAAAAAAACCAACGGAGAGTGGAAAAGGCATCTCCCCGCAGGGGGTTTCGGGGCGCACCTCTTTCCCGAGTTCGAGAAAAGGGCAAAGGCGGCGGCAACCGAGGTATTCCGGGTAAAGACGCATCTGGAGGCAACCCAACTCGTTTTAACGCTTGCCCGACAAGCCGGCGCCCGCAAGGTTGTCGCAACAGAGAGCCCCCTGCTGGATGAGGCAGGGCTAAAGGACGCCTTCACTGCGGCAGGAATTGAATTTTACGATGTTCAGGATGATATCGCCGCTAACGCGCCAACGGCGGACATCGGCATCTCCGGCGTAGAGTTCGGGATAGCGGAAAGCGGCAGCGTCTGTCAGGACGCATACTCGATAGAAAGCCGTCTGGTTTCGACTCTCCCCCCTCTTCATATCGCCTTGCTTGACAGCAATCTCATCGTTCCGGGGATCAGCGAGGCGTTTGCAATCCTTGCCAAGGCCTTCGAGCGCGGTTACGTTACCTTTATAACGGGGCCAAGCCGCACGGCAGATATTGAAGTGGTATTGACCATCGGCGTGCATGGGCCGGTTCGCCTGGTGATAATCGCCCTCGATGAGATCCAGGCAGAAGGAAGTGCACAATGA
- a CDS encoding TonB-dependent receptor, giving the protein MYFGKVFRVLSVVAFLGSFAVHGYGAMPKAADEAAVMPEVVVTATRDSEEVRRVPANVSVITAKQIENSGATTIVEALEKLESINFVDYTGTGSKTSIDMRGFGGDSPYGKTLVMLDGRRLNRPDMSSANWLQIPLNNVERIEVVRGAGSVLYGDAAVGGVINIITKKGEGKPKFNASVIAGSYGLHDERVSFAGTSEKWSYALTGENNYNSGYRDRSKLSSQGGSFDVGYEASELFNVSLGGGFNKTDYQLPGALTKAQMEQDRRQYQPAGLWTPASSDDDGADNYTDLNLGVRSYLGPWGEMSVNFLYGKKELQANMPSWWGHYSDTGIDTYGITPKYILEKDVFGFGNKLLLGIDYYRESYSKEFFTTRERAVTQSWADLARDSLGYYIRDEFSVVKNLILHAGYRYERANLEGDNTDSVTPANNFSGKDKNYSVEAYEGGATWLFGKQSKMFAKYATVYRIPFLDEIAYFNGFGGGFLADLEEERGASIEVGTEFYPLKDLKIGLTMFRVDMEDEIVYTGVFPTGQNENTGKTRHDGAEISLSYLLGKKAKIYGNFTYHKATFENGANNKKEIPMVPNRMANAGAEIYLPFNVTLRPEIRYAGDSYLGGDNDNSTEKLESRTLFNLYLYYRPTFGKIKTTLFLGAENLTDQKYSSYGYDGGAWSPNTYYPMPGIVFKGGLSCEF; this is encoded by the coding sequence ATGTATTTCGGTAAAGTTTTTAGGGTGTTGTCTGTTGTTGCGTTTTTGGGATCTTTCGCTGTGCACGGGTACGGGGCGATGCCCAAGGCCGCGGACGAAGCCGCCGTTATGCCGGAGGTGGTTGTGACGGCGACGCGGGACTCGGAGGAGGTGCGCCGGGTTCCGGCCAATGTTTCGGTGATCACCGCAAAACAGATCGAGAACTCCGGGGCGACGACCATAGTTGAGGCGCTGGAAAAGCTGGAAAGTATAAATTTTGTCGATTACACGGGCACAGGTTCCAAAACATCCATAGACATGCGTGGGTTCGGGGGTGATTCTCCCTACGGGAAGACGCTGGTAATGCTGGACGGTCGGCGGCTCAACCGGCCCGACATGTCCTCGGCAAACTGGCTGCAGATACCGCTGAACAATGTGGAAAGGATTGAGGTGGTGCGCGGCGCCGGCAGCGTTTTGTATGGGGATGCGGCGGTTGGCGGCGTTATCAACATCATTACCAAAAAAGGCGAGGGAAAACCGAAATTCAACGCCTCTGTAATTGCCGGAAGCTATGGGTTGCACGATGAGCGGGTCTCCTTTGCCGGTACTTCCGAAAAATGGAGCTATGCGCTGACCGGGGAGAACAATTACAATTCCGGGTACAGAGACCGCTCGAAATTGTCCTCCCAGGGCGGAAGTTTTGATGTCGGCTACGAGGCGAGCGAGCTCTTCAATGTTTCGCTGGGGGGGGGGTTCAACAAGACGGACTATCAGTTGCCGGGCGCCCTTACCAAGGCGCAGATGGAGCAGGATCGGCGGCAGTACCAGCCAGCCGGTTTGTGGACGCCAGCGTCTTCGGATGACGATGGCGCCGATAATTATACCGATCTCAATTTGGGTGTCAGGTCGTATCTTGGTCCCTGGGGGGAGATGAGCGTCAATTTTCTGTACGGCAAAAAAGAGCTGCAGGCCAACATGCCGTCCTGGTGGGGTCACTATTCCGATACCGGCATCGACACCTACGGGATAACGCCGAAATACATCCTGGAGAAAGATGTCTTCGGGTTCGGCAACAAGCTGCTGCTGGGTATTGATTACTATCGCGAATCGTATAGCAAGGAGTTCTTCACGACCAGGGAAAGAGCGGTAACGCAAAGCTGGGCCGATCTTGCACGGGACAGCCTTGGCTACTATATCCGGGATGAATTCAGCGTCGTGAAAAATCTGATCCTGCACGCCGGTTATCGATACGAACGGGCGAACCTTGAGGGAGACAACACGGATTCGGTCACTCCGGCAAACAATTTTTCCGGAAAGGACAAAAACTACAGCGTCGAGGCTTACGAGGGCGGAGCGACCTGGCTTTTTGGCAAACAATCCAAGATGTTTGCAAAATATGCAACGGTTTACCGCATTCCTTTTCTCGACGAGATCGCCTATTTTAATGGTTTCGGCGGCGGCTTTCTGGCGGACCTCGAAGAGGAAAGGGGCGCCAGCATAGAAGTGGGAACGGAATTTTATCCGCTCAAGGATTTGAAAATAGGCTTGACCATGTTCAGGGTCGATATGGAGGATGAGATCGTTTACACCGGTGTGTTTCCGACGGGACAAAACGAAAATACCGGAAAGACCCGGCATGACGGCGCGGAAATATCCCTCTCCTATCTGTTGGGAAAGAAGGCGAAGATTTACGGCAATTTCACCTATCACAAGGCCACCTTTGAAAACGGGGCAAACAACAAAAAAGAGATTCCAATGGTTCCGAACCGGATGGCAAACGCGGGCGCGGAAATATACCTGCCCTTCAATGTTACCCTCCGTCCGGAAATCCGCTATGCGGGGGATTCCTACCTTGGCGGCGACAACGATAACAGCACGGAGAAGCTGGAGTCGCGCACCTTGTTTAACCTCTATCTATATTACCGTCCCACCTTCGGGAAGATAAAAACGACGCTGTTTTTAGGCGCGGAGAATCTGACCGATCAGAAATATTCGTCATACGGTTACGATGGCGGCGCCTGGAGTCCCAATACCTACTATCCGATGCCGGGGATTGTCTTCAAGGGGGGGCTCTCCTGCGAGTTTTAA
- a CDS encoding acyl-CoA dehydrogenase family protein has translation MDFGLSEELVMLRDTVRSFAAEKIAPFADEWDANHYFPYKEVIKPMGDMGLFGTVIPEEYGGNNMGWVAAMIITEEIARASSSLRVQINMQELGCAFTIYRYGSEELKKKYINKLVTAETLGAFAITEPQAGSDVMAIRSTAEDKGDHWLLNGTKTWISNATIGGVNIFYAYTDRAAKGRGLSAFVLELDNFNDITVTDLDKLGSRSSPTGEIILENTRVPKENILGQPGDGAKIVFSSLAQSRLSAAAGGIGLAQACLDVITKYAMEREQFGQPIGNFQMNQDMIAQLVAETEAARYMVYRAAWQKDQGDLNNNQEVALAKYLSGELAYKASQYAMRILGAYGYSTEYPVARYYRDAPTYAMVEGSANVCKFILAQDQLGIRKANR, from the coding sequence ATGGACTTTGGATTATCGGAAGAGCTGGTTATGTTAAGGGATACGGTGCGGTCTTTCGCCGCGGAGAAGATCGCTCCGTTTGCGGATGAGTGGGATGCAAATCACTATTTCCCTTACAAGGAAGTGATCAAGCCGATGGGGGATATGGGGCTTTTCGGCACGGTTATCCCGGAGGAGTACGGCGGCAACAACATGGGCTGGGTGGCGGCGATGATTATTACGGAAGAGATTGCCCGTGCGTCGAGTTCGTTGCGTGTCCAGATAAACATGCAGGAGCTGGGCTGCGCCTTTACCATTTACCGCTACGGCTCGGAGGAACTCAAAAAGAAGTACATCAATAAGCTTGTGACGGCCGAAACGCTGGGGGCGTTTGCCATTACCGAGCCGCAGGCGGGCTCCGACGTCATGGCGATCAGGTCAACGGCGGAGGACAAGGGTGATCACTGGCTCCTCAACGGCACGAAAACCTGGATCTCGAACGCGACAATCGGTGGAGTGAATATCTTCTATGCATATACTGATCGGGCCGCGAAGGGCAGGGGATTGTCGGCCTTTGTTCTCGAACTGGACAATTTCAACGATATAACCGTGACCGATCTGGACAAGCTGGGGTCGCGTTCCTCGCCTACCGGGGAGATCATTCTGGAAAATACCCGGGTGCCGAAGGAAAACATCCTGGGACAGCCGGGAGACGGCGCCAAGATTGTCTTCAGCTCTCTGGCTCAATCGCGGCTTTCGGCGGCGGCAGGGGGAATAGGGTTGGCTCAGGCCTGCCTCGATGTAATTACGAAATACGCCATGGAAAGAGAGCAGTTCGGTCAGCCGATTGGCAATTTTCAGATGAATCAGGATATGATCGCGCAGCTTGTCGCCGAGACGGAAGCAGCCCGTTATATGGTTTATCGAGCGGCCTGGCAGAAGGATCAGGGCGACTTAAACAACAATCAGGAAGTGGCCCTGGCAAAATATCTGTCCGGAGAACTTGCCTACAAGGCGTCGCAGTACGCGATGCGGATTCTCGGCGCCTATGGATATTCCACGGAGTATCCCGTTGCCCGTTATTATCGCGATGCGCCAACCTATGCCATGGTGGAGGGTTCGGCCAATGTCTGCAAGTTCATCCTGGCTCAGGATCAACTGGGAATCCGCAAGGCAAACCGCTGA
- a CDS encoding sodium ion-translocating decarboxylase subunit beta — translation MVDAIMSGLGGLTVGFQMLAVDWRNTVMILAGFVLLYLGIKKDCEPLLLVPIGFGCILVNIPLSDVMSQEGFIRSLYNAGIATELFPLLIFIGIGAMTDFGPVLAQPSTFLLGAAGQFGIFLTLLLALALGFPQLDAVAIGIIGACDGPTAIYVTSKYAPHLLGAVSVAAYSYMSLVPILQPPIMRLLTTKKEREIVMKSVAKPVSKTTKMLFPLVITILGGIIAPKGLPLLGTIMLGNLMRESGVVSRLTKASENEIANIVTLFLGLTIGATMVGSAFIRTETLIILALGFLAICLDTVCGVLFGKLMSVATGGKVNPLIGAAGISAFPMAARVVQREGAKWNKKSYLLMHAMGANAGGQIGSVVAAAVMLSVLAGMGIIH, via the coding sequence ATGGTGGACGCGATTATGAGTGGGCTGGGCGGCCTCACCGTCGGATTTCAGATGCTTGCCGTCGATTGGCGCAATACCGTCATGATTCTGGCAGGCTTTGTCTTGCTGTATCTGGGGATTAAAAAGGACTGCGAGCCGCTGCTTTTGGTCCCGATCGGATTTGGCTGCATTCTGGTCAATATTCCCCTTTCCGATGTTATGAGCCAGGAAGGGTTTATCAGGTCTTTGTACAATGCCGGAATCGCGACGGAACTCTTTCCGCTTCTGATCTTCATTGGCATTGGGGCGATGACTGATTTCGGTCCTGTGCTTGCCCAGCCTTCGACCTTTCTGCTGGGCGCCGCCGGGCAGTTCGGGATTTTTCTGACGCTGCTTCTGGCGTTGGCGCTCGGATTTCCGCAATTAGATGCGGTTGCAATCGGGATTATCGGCGCCTGCGACGGGCCGACGGCTATTTATGTCACTTCAAAATACGCCCCGCACCTGCTGGGCGCCGTATCCGTCGCGGCTTATTCGTACATGTCGCTGGTGCCGATTCTGCAACCGCCGATCATGAGACTGCTTACTACCAAAAAAGAGCGGGAAATAGTTATGAAGTCCGTTGCCAAGCCGGTCTCCAAGACGACAAAAATGCTCTTCCCTCTCGTTATAACGATCCTGGGCGGCATTATCGCCCCCAAGGGGTTGCCACTGCTCGGGACGATCATGCTTGGCAACCTGATGCGGGAATCCGGAGTGGTAAGCCGTCTTACCAAGGCCTCGGAGAATGAAATAGCCAATATCGTAACGCTTTTCCTCGGTCTCACGATCGGTGCGACAATGGTCGGCAGCGCCTTCATCAGAACAGAGACACTAATCATTCTGGCGCTCGGATTTTTGGCAATTTGCCTCGACACGGTGTGCGGCGTACTGTTCGGCAAGCTGATGAGCGTTGCAACGGGAGGAAAGGTCAATCCCCTGATTGGGGCGGCCGGCATCTCCGCGTTTCCGATGGCCGCGCGCGTTGTCCAGCGCGAAGGCGCCAAGTGGAATAAAAAGAGTTACCTCCTGATGCACGCGATGGGCGCCAACGCCGGCGGTCAGATTGGTTCGGTTGTTGCCGCGGCGGTAATGCTTTCAGTTCTTGCGGGGATGGGAATCATCCACTGA
- a CDS encoding LUD domain-containing protein, with the protein MSGEKRNLHKEIREKLLEEPLRANLGKFAKRYPATRAAALENAGDVEALREAIRKMKAAAVDRIEEIAAQFEAEAMKRGVKVFRANNGDDVKRYIVDLCKKHDVKRIIKSKSMASEEIDLSPYLRKNGLHVCESDMGEWIIDLAGHRPSHMVIPAIHLSRFQVAELFSKEMGKELPPDIPFMIRSAREHLRQEFLNADMGITGANFGIAENGAIGLITNEGNARFATTLPRIHVVVMGYEKLLPKMTDAGLILKLLPRGATGQLMTSYTSFIGGPSPMMVSKEGRWVEETREMHIILLDNNRLKSAKDDRFKEVYQCVRCGSCLNVCPVYTIVGGHVYGGHTYAGGIGAILTAMTSGMADFEKFHELCIGCRRCVEVCPGKINIPGLIEELRVRAVQQHGLPFVTRQLFENVMANRKVFHALLRAASVTMKPFASGKNKTLIRHLPLFFSGLAKDRSLPAIAEKPLRDRVAVITKKPDQPKGRAAFFSGCTMDFVLPETGEAIIKVLEDLGYEVVFPLGQSCCGKPISATGDLETAKKIGLLNVKAFDAEQADVIVSGCPTCVETLESYGELLKDNPEWRGKAAIFSSKVKEFSSFVAAEYEKRGRLQKTTGGPAVTYHDSCHLKRVLGVSEAPRKLLEAAGCDLREMKDSDKCCGMSGVFGLKYVELSMKILDQKMKNVKDTGAGIVACACSGCMVQLQGGVDKQLPGIQMKHIADILAERLKEK; encoded by the coding sequence ATGAGCGGCGAAAAACGTAATCTTCATAAAGAGATAAGGGAAAAACTGTTAGAAGAACCCCTGCGCGCCAACCTCGGTAAATTTGCCAAACGGTATCCGGCGACCCGGGCCGCCGCCCTGGAAAACGCGGGAGATGTGGAAGCCCTGCGCGAGGCGATCCGAAAAATGAAGGCCGCTGCCGTTGACCGGATCGAGGAAATTGCCGCTCAATTCGAGGCGGAGGCAATGAAGCGGGGCGTAAAGGTCTTTCGGGCAAATAACGGAGATGACGTAAAGCGCTATATCGTTGATCTTTGCAAAAAACATGACGTCAAACGAATCATTAAATCCAAGTCGATGGCCTCCGAGGAGATAGACTTAAGCCCGTATCTCAGAAAAAACGGCTTGCACGTCTGCGAATCGGACATGGGGGAATGGATCATCGACCTTGCCGGCCACCGCCCGTCGCATATGGTGATCCCCGCCATTCATTTGAGCCGCTTCCAGGTGGCCGAACTTTTTTCCAAAGAGATGGGCAAGGAGCTGCCGCCGGACATCCCCTTTATGATCAGGTCCGCCCGCGAGCATCTCCGTCAGGAATTTCTCAATGCCGACATGGGGATAACCGGGGCCAATTTCGGCATCGCCGAAAACGGCGCGATCGGACTTATCACCAATGAGGGAAACGCCCGCTTTGCTACCACCCTTCCTCGCATCCACGTGGTCGTCATGGGCTATGAGAAGCTGCTCCCCAAAATGACCGACGCGGGGCTGATCCTCAAGCTGCTGCCGCGGGGGGCAACCGGCCAGCTAATGACAAGCTACACATCCTTCATCGGCGGTCCGTCGCCGATGATGGTAAGTAAGGAAGGCCGCTGGGTTGAAGAAACACGGGAAATGCACATTATCCTCCTCGACAACAATCGCCTGAAATCTGCAAAAGACGACCGTTTCAAAGAGGTTTACCAATGCGTCCGCTGCGGCTCCTGCCTCAATGTCTGCCCTGTTTACACGATCGTTGGCGGTCACGTCTATGGCGGCCATACCTATGCCGGCGGCATCGGGGCAATTCTGACGGCGATGACGAGCGGCATGGCCGATTTCGAGAAGTTTCATGAACTTTGCATCGGCTGCCGCCGGTGCGTGGAGGTCTGCCCCGGCAAGATCAACATCCCCGGACTCATCGAGGAGCTGCGGGTAAGGGCGGTGCAGCAGCATGGCCTGCCGTTCGTGACCAGGCAGCTTTTCGAAAACGTCATGGCCAACCGCAAGGTTTTCCACGCCCTGCTGCGGGCCGCTTCCGTGACCATGAAACCCTTTGCTTCCGGGAAAAACAAGACGCTCATCCGCCATCTGCCGCTGTTTTTCTCAGGCCTGGCAAAGGACCGGAGCCTGCCGGCAATTGCCGAAAAACCCCTGCGCGATCGTGTAGCTGTCATCACAAAGAAGCCGGACCAGCCAAAAGGAAGGGCCGCTTTCTTCAGCGGATGCACGATGGACTTCGTCCTTCCGGAAACAGGGGAGGCGATTATCAAGGTACTCGAAGATTTGGGATATGAGGTAGTCTTTCCGCTTGGACAAAGCTGCTGCGGAAAACCGATCAGCGCGACCGGGGATCTGGAGACTGCCAAAAAAATCGGCCTGCTCAACGTCAAGGCATTTGATGCCGAGCAGGCCGATGTGATTGTCTCCGGCTGCCCGACCTGCGTCGAAACTCTCGAAAGTTACGGCGAGCTGCTGAAGGACAACCCGGAGTGGCGGGGCAAAGCCGCTATTTTTTCCAGTAAGGTAAAAGAATTCAGCAGTTTTGTCGCCGCTGAATATGAAAAACGAGGTCGGCTGCAGAAGACCACCGGCGGCCCGGCGGTTACCTATCACGACTCCTGCCATCTTAAACGCGTACTCGGAGTTTCCGAAGCGCCCCGCAAGCTTCTCGAGGCCGCCGGCTGTGACCTGCGCGAAATGAAGGATTCAGACAAATGCTGCGGCATGTCGGGCGTTTTCGGGCTGAAATACGTCGAGCTTTCGATGAAGATTCTGGATCAGAAGATGAAAAACGTCAAGGACACCGGCGCCGGGATCGTCGCCTGCGCCTGTTCCGGATGCATGGTTCAGTTGCAGGGCGGGGTTGACAAGCAGCTTCCGGGCATTCAGATGAAACACATTGCCGACATTTTGGCGGAACGCCTCAAAGAAAAGTAG